The genomic segment AAGCGCCTAGTCGTCCTGGGAGCAGAAAGCCGTTCACGTTCGAATCTGGTACCTGTTCCCGAGTTTCTTGAAAGTGGTAGGCCCGCGCGGACTCGAACCGCTGACCTCTACGATGTCAACGTAGCGCTCTAACCAGCTGAGCTACGGGCCTAAGAACCCCCGTCGATGCCAGAAACATTAGCCCCGAGCGCGCATCGACCACCACCCGAGCCAGGAGAACTTACAACCGCACTCGTCCACTGTCAATTGGCCGCCGGCCCGTAGGAACATCCCAGCCGCCGACAACGCGCCCGGTGCTGGCAATCCGGCAAGTATTTGCTGTGCTAAGCTCCCGCCGTTCGCATGGAACCCGACTCCGACCCCCCTGATCCCAGTCCAACGCCAGACACGGTGAACAGCCGGTCACTCGGTAGCCGGTGAGCTCGGTCTTGCTCGTCGCCAGCGGGCTGCCCGGCTCGCTTGAACTGAATCCCTGGCTGGGCCTGACACTCGGGCTCTTTCTGGTCCTGCTCAACGGCTTCTTCGTCGCCGCCGAATTCGCGCTGGTCAAGCTCAGGCCGACCCAGCTGGCGCCGGACGTTCGCAGAGGCGAGCGCCGCGCGAAAGTGGCCAAGCACATGCTCGGCCACCTCGACGCTTACCTTTCGGCGACTCAACTCGGCATTACCCTGGCAAGCCTGGCGCTAGGCTGGATCGGCGAGCCGGCGTTCGTATGGCTGCTCGAGCCGGTGGTGACCAAGCTCCCCGGCGCCACACCGGCGCTGGTCCATTCGGTGAGCCTCGGGGCCGCGTTTCTGGTTATCACCGTCCTTCACATCGTCCTGGGCGAGGTGGCGCCCAAGTCGCTCGCCATCAGAAAGCCCAAACCTACCGGCCTTTGGATCGCGGTTCCGCTGTTCCTGTTCTACAAGGCGACCTACCCGGCGATCTGGATTCTGAACCACGCGGCCAACTGGATCTTGAGGCTCTTCGGCGTCGAACCGCTGCACGGCGAGGAGATCAGCCACGACGAAGAGGAGCTCCGACTGCTGCTGGCATCGACGGCGAACGACCGTCTCACTCGCCAGAAGCGGCGTATTCTGGACAACGTCTTCACGTTCTCGGCCATGCCGGCGCGCAAGATCATGGTGCCGCGCAGGGATGTCGCCTACATGTCCACCCAGCGCTCGGTCGCAGAGAACATCGAGCTCGCGAGAAGAACCGGCCACACCCGATTCCCCCT from the bacterium genome contains:
- a CDS encoding HlyC/CorC family transporter, which gives rise to MSSVLLVASGLPGSLELNPWLGLTLGLFLVLLNGFFVAAEFALVKLRPTQLAPDVRRGERRAKVAKHMLGHLDAYLSATQLGITLASLALGWIGEPAFVWLLEPVVTKLPGATPALVHSVSLGAAFLVITVLHIVLGEVAPKSLAIRKPKPTGLWIAVPLFLFYKATYPAIWILNHAANWILRLFGVEPLHGEEISHDEEELRLLLASTANDRLTRQKRRILDNVFTFSAMPARKIMVPRRDVAYMSTQRSVAENIELARRTGHTRFPLCDGDLDHILGLIHIKDVFRAVPTPSSLTEVQREILFVPETFPLDRLLRRMRTKKVHLAAVLDEYGGVSGIVSLENVIEEIVGEIQDEFDLETPEIVEIPGGGYAVAGSTLVEDLEQALDVEFSERDEDTVAGVVLSELGRRPESGDTVRLGPLELRVAEVRGNRIHALEVSRADVTTAAGETK